One Littorina saxatilis isolate snail1 linkage group LG12, US_GU_Lsax_2.0, whole genome shotgun sequence genomic region harbors:
- the LOC138982530 gene encoding uncharacterized protein, whose translation MIRTSLNYQCIFVSGLVLDLFCQVASEFCGNDITCQSPYTCCINKQACCYDHENNGYTRGFKLHVWNMWYFWLVIIFILMSCFGGCGYYRRRRLAAMQQSMGMPQTATVRPVCTARTRRQPQPGFYAYTGPGSHSSPDSQLPPPYTEVMQQPNLYPVNKVDLPPYPGPPINKDSSAGMDNGDDEVSPPPYYQVAALSSQPPQGENSPIPREYIAVPVETASSQQHGRGEPVDRTSQPASSS comes from the exons ATGATCAGAACTAGCTTGAATTATCAGTGTATCTTTGTTTCTGGGCTGGTGCTGGATTTGTTTTGCCAG GTAGCTTCTGAATTCTGTGGCAATGACATTAC CTGTCAGTCTCCATACACATGCTGCATCAACAAACAGGCATGCTGTTATGACCATGAAAACAATGGCTATACACGTGGCTTCAAACTGCACGTCTGGAACATGTGGTATTTTTG GCtggtcatcatcttcatcttgaTGTCATGTTTTGGCGGATGCGGTTACTACCGACGAAGGCGCCTGGCAGCGATGCAGCAATCTATGGGCATGCCCCAGACTGCCACTGTGAGGCCTGTTTGCACAGCTCGTACAAGACGTCAGCCACAGCCAGGGTTTTACGCCTACACAGGGCCCGGTAGTCATTCTTCGCCAGATTCACAGCTACCACCACCTTATACAGAG GTGATGCAGCAACCAAACCTGTACCCTGTTAATAAGGTAGATTTGCCTCCATATCCAGGACCTCCAATTAATAAAG ACTCCAGCGCAGGAATGGATAATGGAGATGATGAGGTGAGTCCACCCCCCTATTACCAGGTGGCGGCTCTGTCTTCGCAACCACCCCAGGGAGAAAACAGTCCCATTCCCAGAGAGTACATTGCAGTGCCCGTGGAAACAGCAAGTTCCCAACAACATGGCAGAGGAGAGCCAGTTGATCGCACATCACAACCGGCTTCATCAAGCTAG